From Micromonospora carbonacea:
GCAGGCGTGGGCGAGCCGGCACGCCGACGGCGGCCTCGCCGTGCTGGTCTGGGTGTCGACGCTCGACCAGTCGAAGCGCGACGGCGACCCGGCGCTGGCCCGCCGGGTCCGGTTGAGCGTGGCCGGCGGGCCGGGCGGCGGCGTGACGGTGACCCGGCTCGACCGCGAGCACGGCGACGTCACCACCCTCGCGGGCCGGCTCGGCGTCGGCGACTGGCCGACCGACGGGCAGTGGGACGCGCTGCGGGCCGCCGACACGCTGCCGGCGGAGCCCGTCGAGCCGGCCGTGGCCGGCGGGGTGACGACGGTGGAGCTGCTGGTGCCCCAGCCGGGCGTCGTGCTCGTCGAGTTCGCGCCGCCTGAGCAGACGGGCTGAGCCGTCCGCCCGTGGCCTCGGGCTGAGGCGGCCGAGCCGTCGACCCGCGACGCCGGGCCGAGGCGGGCCGGGCCGGCGGCTTGGGGGCGGGGCGGGGTCACACGGCGAGCGCGGCCCGGACGGCGTGCTCGGCGGCGGCCCCGCCGTCGCCGGTCGAGGTGACCCGGCCGGACTCCAGCACGTAGTAGCGCTGGGCGACCCGCAGGGCGAAGCCGAGGTGCTGCTCCACGAGGAGCACCTGGATGCCGGCGCGGGCGGTCAGCTCGACGACGCGGTCCTGGATCTCGGCGACCACCGAGGGCTGGATGCCCTCGGTGGGCTCGTCGAGCAGCAGCAGCTTCGGCCGGGTGACCAGCGCCCGGGCGATGGCGAGCTGCTGGCGTTGGCCGCCGGAGAGCAGCCCGGCCCGGCGGCGCAGCAGCGGGCGCAGCGCCGGGAACAGGTCGAGCGCCTCGGCGGTGGCCGCCGCGCCGTCGCGCCGGCCGTCGGCGACCAGCCGCAGGTTCTCCCCCGCCGTCAGGTGCGGGAAGCACTGCTGGCCCTGCGGCACGTACGCCATGCCGCGGGCGACCCGCTGGTGCGGGGCGAGCCGGGTGACGTCCTCCCCGGCCAGCTCGACGGTGCCGGCGCGGGGCCGCAGCAGGCCCACCGCGACCCGCAGCAGGGTGCTCTTGCCGGCCCCGTTGTGGCCCAGCACGGCGGCGACGCCGTCGGCGGGCACGGCGAGGTCCACGCCGTGCAGCACCTCGCTGCGTCCGTACCCGGCGCGCACGCCGCGCAGTGTCAACATCACGCCTCCGTGGGAGCGTCGACGGGGTGGCCGAGGTAGACCTCCTGCACCCGGGGGTCGGCCTGGACCTGGGCGACGGTGCCCTCGCTGAGCACGCGCCCGGCGTGCAGCACGGTCACGGTGCGGGCGAAGCGGCGCAGGAAGTCCATGTCGTGTTCGATGACCACGACGGTGCGGTCCCGGCTGACGGTCTCCAGCAGGGCGCCGGTGGCGTCGCGCTCGTCGTGGCTCATCCCGGCGACGGGCTCGTCCAGCAGCAGCAGCCGGGCGTCGGAGACGAGCAGCATGCCGATCTCCAGCCACTGCTTCTGCCCGTGGGCGAGGGTGCCGGCGAGGTGGTCGGCCCGGTCGGCGAGGCCGATGGTGTCGAGGGCGGCGACGACCTCGTCGGGCAGCCGCCGCCGGCGGCGGGCCAACGCCCACCAGCTCCGCCCGGCCCCGGCGGCGATGTCGAGGTTCTGCGCGACGGTCAGCTCCTCGAACACGGCGGCGGTCTGGAAGGTGCGGCCCACGCCGAGCCGGGCGATGCGGTGCACGTCCCGGCCGAGCAGCTCCCGGTCGCCGAAGCGGACCGAGCCGGTGGCCCGGACCAGCCCGGTGACGGCGTCGACGAGGGTGGTCTTGCCGGCCCCGTTGGGCCCGATGAGGAAGCGCAGGTCACCGGCGGGCACGTCCAGGTCGACGCCGTCGACGGCGGTGAAGCCGTCGAAGCTGACCCGCAGGCCCCGCACGCACAGGCCGTCGGTTCGTTCGTCGGTCATGCCGCCGGCGCCTCCGTCCGGGTCCGGCCGCTGCGGGCGGGTGGGATGCGCCGCCACCAGGGCGGCCGGTCGGCTGCCGCGCGCCGGGTGCGTCGCAGCGCCCACAGCGACGCCAGGCCGCCGGGCAGGAACGCGACCACCAGCACGAACAACAGCCCTTGCAGGTACGTCCAGGTGCCCGGGAACCGCTCGGACAGCGCGGTACGCGCCCAGGCCACCGCCACCGCGCCGAGCACCGGGCCGAGCAGGGTGGCCCGGCCGCCGACGGCGACGCCGATGACGAACTCGATGGACGGCACGATGCCGATCAGGGCGGGCGAGATGATGCCGACGGCGGGGACGAACAGCGCCCCGGCGAGCCCGGCCATCCCGGCGGCCACCACGTAGGCGACGACCTTGACGGTGGCCGGGTCGTAGCCGAGGAAGCGGACCCGTTCCTCGCCGTCGCGCACGGCCACCAGCAGCTCGCCGTAGCGGCTCTCAATGAGCTGGCGGGCCAGCGCGAGCAGCCCCAGCAGGGCGGCGGCGATCAGGAAGTAGACGGTGCGCTGGTTGACCGGGTCGTCGAGGTCGTAGCCGAAGAAGCCCTGGATGTCGGTCAGGCCGTTGGTGCCGCCGGTGGTGCCCTGCTGGCCGACCAGCAGGATCACCATCGCGGCGGCGAGGGCCTGGCTGAGGATGGCGAAGTAGGCGCCCCGCACCCGGCGGCGGAAGACCAGCGAGCCGAGCCCGAAGGCGACGACCATGGGCAGCAGCACGGTGGCGGGCAGGGCGAACCAGGGGCTCGCGAACGGCCGCCACCACCACGGCAGCTCGTCGAGCTGCCCGTACAGCTGCATGAAGTCGGGCAGCGCGCCGGGGCCCGCGTCGGCGAGCTTGAGGTGCATGGCCATCGCGTAGCCGCCGAGGCCGAAGAAGACGCCCTGGCCGAGGGTGAGCATGCCGCCGCGGCCCCAGGCGATGCCGATGCCGACGGCGACCATCGCGACGCAGAGGTATTTGGCCAGCAGCGCCAGCCGGAAGTCCGACAGCAGCAGGGGGGCCGCGCCGTACAGCAGCGCCGCGCCGGCGGCGAAGCCGAGCGCCGCGCGGGCCCGGCCGCCGGTGCGGCGGGCGGGCGGCGGCGGTGCCGGTGCGGCGGGCTCGTCGGCGGCGGTGGCCGGGCCGGTCACGGTGGTCATGCGAGGCTCCTGGTACGCAGGGTGAACAGGCCCTGTGGCCGCCACTGGAGGAACGCGACGATCGCCACGAAGACGATCACCTTGGCGACGCTGAGGGTGGTGAGGTATTCACCGGTGGCCTGGAGCACGCCGAGGGCGAAGGCGACGATCACGCTGCCCTTGAGCTGGCCGATCCCGCCGACCACGACCACCAGGAAGGCGTCGATGATGAGGTTGGTGCCCATCGTCGGGCCGATCGGCCCGAGCAGGGTCAGCGCCACCCCGGCGACGCCCGCCAGGCCGGAGCCGACGAAGAAGGTGGTGCGGTCGACCCGGGCGGTGGCGATGCCGGAGACGGCGGCGAGGTCGCGGTTCTGCACGACGGCGCGGATGCGGCGGCCCAGCGGGGTGAGCCGCAGGGCGAGGGTCAGCGCCACCACGGCCGCCACGGCGAGGCCGAGGATGAACAGCCGGTTGTTGGCGACGGTGACGCCGCCGGGCAGCGCCACGTTGCCGGTGAGCAGCGCGGGCGCGCGGGTCTGCACGTTGGGGCTGCCGAAGATGTCCCGGGCCGCCTGCTGGAGCATCAGCGACACGCCCCAGGTGACGAGCAGGGTGTCCAGGGGCCGGGCGTAGAGGCGGCGGATGAGCAGCACCTCCAGCAGCACCCCCAGCGCGCCGGCCACCGCGAAGGCGACGGGCAGGGCGACCAGCAGCGACCACCCGGCCGAGGTGATCGTCTGCTGGAGCACGTAGGTGGTGTAGGCGCCGGCCATGATGAACTCGCCGTGGGCCATGTTGATGACGTTCATCTGGCCGAAGGTGAGCGCGAGCCCGAGCGCGACGAGCAGCAGGACCGCGCCGATGCTGACGCCGGTGAAGAGCTGTCCGAACAGGACTGTCACGGTTGCTCCGAGGAGGGGTGGGGCCCGGGCGGCGCGGGCCGCCCGGGCCGGGTGGTCAGCTCAGGCCGGTCGCCCAGGGGTAGCTCTTGAGGTACGGGTCGGGCTTGATCGGCTGGCCGGAGTTCCACACCTCGGTGATCAGCCCGTCCGCGCCGACCTTGCCGATCCGGGCGGTCTTGGCGATGTGCTGCGTCGGGCCGTCCACGGTGACCAGGCCCTCGGGCGCCTCGTAGGTGATGCCGCCGGCGGCGGTGCGGACCTTCTCCACCTCGAAGGAGCCGGCCTTGGTGACCATCTCCTTCCACAGGTACACGGCCACGTACGCGGCCTCCATCGGGTCGCTGGTGGGCTTGTCCGCGCCGTACTTCGCCTTGTAGGCGGCAACGAACTTCGCGTTCGCCCCGCCCGGCGTGGTCTGGTAGTAGTTCCAGGCGGTGAGCTGGTCCTTGAGATATTGCGTGCCGATGCCCTTGACCTCCTCCTCGGCGATCGACACGGACACCACGGGCATGCTCGTCGCGTTGAGCCCGGCCGACGTGTATTCCTTGAAGAACGCCACGTTGCTGTCGCCGTTGAGGGTGTTGAACACCGCGTCGGCCTTCGCCGACTTCACCTTGTTGACGATGGTGCCGAACTCGGTGGAGCCGAGCGGGGCGTAGTCCTCGCCGAGGACGGTCATCCCGTTGGCCTTCGCGTACGCCTTGATGATCTTGTTGGCGGTGCGGGGGAAGACGTAGTCGCTGCCCACGAGGTAGACCGACTTCTTGCCCTGCGCCTTGAGGTAGTCCAGGCCGGGGACGATCTGCTGGTTGGTCGTCGCCCCGGTGTAGAAGATGTACGGCGACTGCTCCAGGCCCTCGTACTGCACCGGATAGAACAGCAGCGCCTTGTTCTTCTCGAACACCGGCTTGACGGCCTTGCGGCTGGCGGAGGTCCAGCAGCCGAAGACGGCGGCGACGCGGTCCTCGGAGATGAGCTTCTCGGCCTTCTCGGCGAAGGTCGGCCAGTCCGACGCGCCGTCCTCGCCGACCGGCACGATCTTCTTGCCCAGGACGCCGCCGGCCGCGTTGATCTCCTCCACGGCGAGCATGATCGAGTCGCGGACGGTGACCTCGCTGATGGCCATGGTGCCGGAGAGCGAGTTGAGCAGGCCCACCTTGACGGTGTCGCCCGAGACGTCGGCGCTGACGCCCTTGCCCGACGTGCTGTCGGAGGTCTTGCTGCCGCACGCGGCCAGCGCGGCCGCGACGACGAAGGCCATGGTGCCGGCCAGGATGCGGCGGCCCCGGAACAGTGACATGCAATCTCCCCTGCGGTATGCGTGGAGCGACGACCACCGGCCCTGCCGGGCCGGGCTGCATTGCCATTGGTGATTGGTGAAGCGGTGCGGTCACGGGTGTCGCGTCGGGCGGAAAGACCGGCCGGCGGGTGGGACGCCGGCACACCATCCGCAGTGGACTTCGGGCAGGGCAAAGCCTCGACTCGATTCGTTGCGGCCACGTTTCCCGGCCCTTAATTGCCTGTTTCCCGAACGGCCGGTAAGGCCAGCTCAGTGGGGGAAAGCAGCGAAAGCCGCCACCATCTCCGGAGGACTCACGGATAATGGGGACGGCCCACGACAGACATTCGGAAGAACGGTCGCCCCAGCGCCGGAATCGCATTTCGACTAATCGGGCGGCGAGCCAGTTACTTCCTGCGTGAAGGATTTTAGCGGGCTCCCCCGGCCGGCTGTCAAGCGCCCCTACAGCTCCGCCAGCACCGCGAAGTCGAGCCCGTCGGCCTCGGCCAGGTAGATCCGCTGGCGCACGTGCCGCCCGCGCAGCCGCAGCTCCCCCCGTGGCCCCTGGTAGGACACCGCGTCGGCGGCGGCCCCGATCGCCCGCACGTCCAGCGTGCGGGCCCGCGCGATCAGCGCCGCCAGCAGCATCACACCCTCGTAGCAGGACTCCCCCAGGCTGCCCAGCGGCGGCGCCTCCACCCCGAACCGGCGGGCGAACGCGCCGTGGAAGTCGAGGTTCTCCCGGGTGACCAGGCCGGCGAAGA
This genomic window contains:
- the urtE gene encoding urea ABC transporter ATP-binding subunit UrtE, which produces MLTLRGVRAGYGRSEVLHGVDLAVPADGVAAVLGHNGAGKSTLLRVAVGLLRPRAGTVELAGEDVTRLAPHQRVARGMAYVPQGQQCFPHLTAGENLRLVADGRRDGAAATAEALDLFPALRPLLRRRAGLLSGGQRQQLAIARALVTRPKLLLLDEPTEGIQPSVVAEIQDRVVELTARAGIQVLLVEQHLGFALRVAQRYYVLESGRVTSTGDGGAAAEHAVRAALAV
- the urtD gene encoding urea ABC transporter ATP-binding protein UrtD, whose protein sequence is MTDERTDGLCVRGLRVSFDGFTAVDGVDLDVPAGDLRFLIGPNGAGKTTLVDAVTGLVRATGSVRFGDRELLGRDVHRIARLGVGRTFQTAAVFEELTVAQNLDIAAGAGRSWWALARRRRRLPDEVVAALDTIGLADRADHLAGTLAHGQKQWLEIGMLLVSDARLLLLDEPVAGMSHDERDATGALLETVSRDRTVVVIEHDMDFLRRFARTVTVLHAGRVLSEGTVAQVQADPRVQEVYLGHPVDAPTEA
- the urtC gene encoding urea ABC transporter permease subunit UrtC; the protein is MTTVTGPATAADEPAAPAPPPPARRTGGRARAALGFAAGAALLYGAAPLLLSDFRLALLAKYLCVAMVAVGIGIAWGRGGMLTLGQGVFFGLGGYAMAMHLKLADAGPGALPDFMQLYGQLDELPWWWRPFASPWFALPATVLLPMVVAFGLGSLVFRRRVRGAYFAILSQALAAAMVILLVGQQGTTGGTNGLTDIQGFFGYDLDDPVNQRTVYFLIAAALLGLLALARQLIESRYGELLVAVRDGEERVRFLGYDPATVKVVAYVVAAGMAGLAGALFVPAVGIISPALIGIVPSIEFVIGVAVGGRATLLGPVLGAVAVAWARTALSERFPGTWTYLQGLLFVLVVAFLPGGLASLWALRRTRRAAADRPPWWRRIPPARSGRTRTEAPAA
- the urtB gene encoding urea ABC transporter permease subunit UrtB; translation: MTVLFGQLFTGVSIGAVLLLVALGLALTFGQMNVINMAHGEFIMAGAYTTYVLQQTITSAGWSLLVALPVAFAVAGALGVLLEVLLIRRLYARPLDTLLVTWGVSLMLQQAARDIFGSPNVQTRAPALLTGNVALPGGVTVANNRLFILGLAVAAVVALTLALRLTPLGRRIRAVVQNRDLAAVSGIATARVDRTTFFVGSGLAGVAGVALTLLGPIGPTMGTNLIIDAFLVVVVGGIGQLKGSVIVAFALGVLQATGEYLTTLSVAKVIVFVAIVAFLQWRPQGLFTLRTRSLA
- the urtA gene encoding urea ABC transporter substrate-binding protein, encoding MSLFRGRRILAGTMAFVVAAALAACGSKTSDSTSGKGVSADVSGDTVKVGLLNSLSGTMAISEVTVRDSIMLAVEEINAAGGVLGKKIVPVGEDGASDWPTFAEKAEKLISEDRVAAVFGCWTSASRKAVKPVFEKNKALLFYPVQYEGLEQSPYIFYTGATTNQQIVPGLDYLKAQGKKSVYLVGSDYVFPRTANKIIKAYAKANGMTVLGEDYAPLGSTEFGTIVNKVKSAKADAVFNTLNGDSNVAFFKEYTSAGLNATSMPVVSVSIAEEEVKGIGTQYLKDQLTAWNYYQTTPGGANAKFVAAYKAKYGADKPTSDPMEAAYVAVYLWKEMVTKAGSFEVEKVRTAAGGITYEAPEGLVTVDGPTQHIAKTARIGKVGADGLITEVWNSGQPIKPDPYLKSYPWATGLS